One window from the genome of Corynebacterium sp. SCR221107 encodes:
- a CDS encoding Mrp/NBP35 family ATP-binding protein, with product MNQHTPSADAVGISEAQVRAALARVEDPEIGRPITELGMVKSISVDGPDVNVEIYLTIAGCPMKNTLVDNSKAAIEDIDGVGMVTVATDVMSDEQRRELRQSLRGTADEPVIPFAQPDSTTRVFAVASGKGGVGKSSMTVNLATALAARGLKVGVLDADIYGHSVPGMLGATERPHAVDDMIMPPQAHGVKLISIAHFVEGNAPVVWRGPMLHRAIQQFLADVFWGDLDILLLDLPPGTGDIAISVAQLVPNAELLIVTTPQAAAAEVAERAGTISMQTHQKIAGVIENMGAMVLPDGTTVDVFGSGGGEAVTERLKALTGTPVKLLGSVPLDPRLREGGDAGTPIALSAPESPTGKAIHAIADQLVVRRESLAGKSLGLGVTRH from the coding sequence ATGAATCAACACACCCCCTCCGCCGACGCTGTCGGCATTAGCGAAGCCCAGGTGCGCGCAGCTCTCGCGCGCGTCGAGGACCCGGAGATCGGCCGCCCCATCACCGAACTCGGCATGGTCAAGTCCATCTCCGTCGACGGCCCGGACGTCAACGTTGAGATATACCTGACTATCGCCGGCTGTCCCATGAAAAACACCCTGGTGGATAACTCCAAGGCCGCCATTGAAGACATCGACGGGGTGGGCATGGTCACCGTGGCCACCGACGTCATGAGCGACGAGCAGCGCCGCGAGCTGCGCCAAAGCCTGCGCGGCACCGCCGACGAGCCCGTCATTCCCTTCGCGCAGCCAGATTCCACCACCCGCGTCTTCGCCGTGGCCTCCGGCAAGGGTGGTGTGGGCAAGTCCTCCATGACCGTCAATTTGGCAACCGCCCTTGCCGCCCGCGGGCTCAAGGTCGGTGTCCTGGACGCCGATATCTACGGCCACTCCGTCCCCGGCATGCTCGGCGCCACCGAGCGCCCCCATGCCGTCGACGACATGATCATGCCCCCGCAGGCACACGGCGTGAAGCTGATTTCGATCGCTCACTTCGTCGAAGGCAACGCGCCCGTCGTCTGGCGCGGCCCGATGCTCCACCGCGCCATCCAGCAGTTCCTTGCCGACGTCTTCTGGGGCGACCTCGATATCCTCCTGCTCGACCTACCGCCGGGAACCGGCGACATCGCCATCTCCGTGGCCCAGCTCGTCCCCAACGCCGAGCTGCTCATCGTCACCACCCCGCAGGCAGCGGCCGCCGAGGTCGCCGAACGCGCCGGCACCATCTCCATGCAAACGCACCAGAAGATTGCCGGCGTCATCGAGAACATGGGCGCCATGGTGCTTCCCGACGGCACCACCGTCGACGTCTTTGGCTCCGGCGGTGGCGAGGCCGTCACCGAACGCCTCAAGGCGCTGACCGGCACCCCCGTCAAACTCTTGGGTAGCGTCCCGCTCGACCCCCGGCTGCGCGAGGGCGGCGACGCTGGCACCCCGATTGCCCTGTCGGCACCCGAGTCCCCCACCGGCAAGGCTATCCACGCGATCGCTGACCAGCTCGTCGTGCGTCGCGAGTCCCTGGCAGGCAAGTCCCTCGGCCTGGGTGTGACCCGCCACTAG
- a CDS encoding multifunctional oxoglutarate decarboxylase/oxoglutarate dehydrogenase thiamine pyrophosphate-binding subunit/dihydrolipoyllysine-residue succinyltransferase subunit, producing MSSASTFGQNQWLVDEMFQQFQKDPQSVDPEWRELFEKQGAPTAAATPSQPVAQAKATQTPAAPQAAPVQAAAAAPAEPAPKPKKKPASPMERAVELPEASDKTLKGIFKAIAKNMDESLEIPTATSVRDMPVKLMFENRAIINEHMARTHGGKVSFTHIIGYALVKAVMAHPTMNNNYSVVDGKPTVHTPEHINLGLAIDLTQKDGSRALVVAAIKETEKLNFAEFVEKYEDIVKRGRDNKLTMDDYSGVTISLTNPGGIGTRHSVPRLTKGQGAIIGVGSMDYPAEFAGASVDRLAELGVGKLVTITSTYDHRIIQGAESGEFLRTMSQLFVDDAFWDDIFEAMQIPYSPMRWAQDLPNTGLDKNTRVMQLIEAYRSRGHLIADTNPLKWVQPGMPVPDHRDLEIETHGLTLWDLDRSFHVGGFGGKETMTLREVLSRLRAAYTLKVGSEYTHILDRDERLWLQDRLEAGMPKPTNAEQKYILQQLNAAEAFEMFLQTKYVGQKRFSLEGAEALIPLMDSAIDTAAGQGLDEVVIGMPHRGRLNVLFNIVNKPLATIFTEFEGHITPKAAGGSGDVKYHLGAEGTHLQMFGDGEIKVSLTANPSHLEAVNPVMEGIARAKQDILDKGKDGYSVMPLLLHGDAAFAGLGIVPETINLANLRGYTVGGTVHIVVNNQIGFTTTPDSGRSSHYATDLAKAYGCPVFHVNGEDPEAVVWVGQLATEYRRRFGKDVFIDMISYRKRGHNEADDPSMTQPKMYKLIDGRKTVREQYTADLIGRGELTSAEAEAAERDFHDQMEAVFNEVKETEKAPFELQEGITAAQQVPHGLKTNITREELVEISQAYSTAPEGFNFHPRVAPVAKKRMESVLEGGIDWGWGELIAFGSLANSGKLVRLAGEDSRRGTFTQRHAVVYDPETGAEFNGINELAERKGNGGKFLVYNSALTEYAGMGFEYGYSVGNPDAVVAWEAQFGDFANGAQTIIDEYVSSGEAKWGQTSSVILLLPHGYEGQGPDHSSARIERYLQLCAEGTMTVAQPSTPANYFHLLRRHALGNLKRPLVVFTPKSMLRMKAATSSVEDFTVVDKFQSVIDDPRFVSGGKDRAGVKKILLVSGKLYYELAKRAEKDKRDDVAIVRVEMLHPIPFNRLKETFDLYTNAEEIRFCQDEPANQGPWPFFNEHLRELIPGLLPFKRVSRRAQASTATGLSKVHAVEQAQLLDDAFAE from the coding sequence GTGAGCAGCGCTAGTACCTTTGGTCAGAATCAGTGGCTGGTGGACGAAATGTTCCAGCAGTTCCAGAAGGATCCGCAGTCTGTTGACCCAGAGTGGCGTGAACTGTTTGAGAAGCAAGGCGCACCAACTGCCGCTGCCACTCCTTCGCAGCCGGTCGCCCAGGCTAAGGCCACCCAGACCCCCGCAGCGCCACAGGCCGCTCCGGTCCAGGCCGCCGCTGCCGCACCCGCTGAGCCTGCGCCTAAGCCAAAGAAGAAGCCAGCCTCCCCCATGGAGCGCGCTGTCGAGCTGCCTGAGGCCAGCGACAAGACCCTCAAGGGCATCTTTAAGGCCATCGCCAAGAACATGGATGAGTCCCTGGAAATCCCCACGGCGACCTCTGTTCGCGATATGCCGGTCAAGCTTATGTTCGAAAACCGCGCCATCATCAACGAGCATATGGCTCGCACCCACGGTGGCAAGGTTTCCTTCACCCACATCATCGGCTACGCCTTGGTCAAGGCCGTCATGGCCCACCCGACCATGAACAACAACTACTCCGTTGTTGACGGCAAGCCCACCGTGCACACCCCGGAGCACATCAACCTCGGCCTCGCCATCGACCTCACCCAGAAGGACGGCTCCCGCGCGCTGGTTGTTGCCGCCATCAAGGAGACCGAGAAGCTCAACTTCGCCGAGTTCGTCGAGAAGTACGAGGACATCGTCAAGCGTGGTCGCGACAACAAGCTGACCATGGACGATTACTCCGGCGTGACCATCTCCCTGACCAACCCGGGTGGCATCGGTACCCGGCACTCCGTCCCGCGCCTGACCAAGGGCCAGGGCGCCATCATCGGCGTGGGTTCCATGGATTACCCGGCCGAGTTTGCTGGTGCCTCCGTCGACCGCCTTGCCGAGCTGGGCGTGGGCAAGCTGGTTACCATCACCTCCACCTACGATCACCGCATCATCCAGGGCGCAGAGTCCGGCGAGTTCCTGCGCACCATGAGCCAGCTGTTCGTCGATGACGCCTTCTGGGACGACATCTTCGAGGCCATGCAGATTCCTTACTCCCCGATGCGTTGGGCCCAGGATCTGCCGAACACTGGCCTAGACAAGAACACCCGTGTCATGCAGCTGATCGAGGCCTACCGCTCCCGCGGCCACCTCATCGCCGACACCAACCCGCTGAAGTGGGTTCAGCCGGGCATGCCGGTTCCGGATCACCGCGACCTGGAGATCGAGACCCACGGCCTGACCCTGTGGGATCTCGACCGCAGCTTCCACGTCGGTGGCTTCGGTGGCAAGGAGACCATGACCCTGCGCGAGGTGCTCTCTCGCCTGCGCGCCGCTTACACCCTCAAGGTGGGCTCCGAGTACACCCACATCCTCGACCGCGACGAGCGCCTCTGGTTGCAGGATCGCCTCGAGGCAGGAATGCCCAAGCCGACGAACGCTGAGCAGAAGTACATCCTGCAGCAGCTCAACGCCGCCGAGGCTTTCGAGATGTTCCTGCAGACCAAGTACGTCGGCCAGAAGCGCTTCTCTCTGGAGGGTGCAGAGGCGCTGATCCCGCTGATGGACTCCGCCATCGATACCGCCGCCGGCCAGGGCTTGGACGAGGTTGTCATCGGCATGCCGCACCGCGGTCGCCTCAACGTGCTGTTCAACATCGTCAACAAGCCGCTGGCGACCATCTTCACCGAGTTCGAGGGTCACATCACCCCGAAGGCGGCCGGTGGTTCCGGTGACGTGAAGTATCACCTGGGCGCCGAGGGTACCCACCTGCAGATGTTCGGCGACGGCGAGATCAAGGTGTCGCTGACCGCTAACCCGTCTCACCTCGAGGCCGTTAACCCGGTCATGGAGGGCATCGCCCGCGCTAAGCAGGACATCTTGGACAAGGGCAAGGACGGCTACTCCGTCATGCCGCTGCTCCTGCACGGCGACGCTGCATTCGCCGGCCTGGGCATCGTCCCGGAGACCATCAACCTGGCTAACCTGCGCGGCTACACCGTGGGCGGCACCGTCCACATCGTGGTCAACAACCAGATCGGCTTCACCACCACCCCGGACTCCGGCCGCTCCAGCCACTACGCCACCGACCTGGCAAAGGCTTACGGCTGCCCGGTCTTCCACGTCAATGGCGAGGATCCGGAAGCTGTGGTGTGGGTGGGCCAGCTGGCCACCGAGTACCGCCGCCGCTTCGGCAAGGACGTGTTCATCGACATGATCTCCTACCGCAAGCGCGGCCACAACGAGGCCGACGATCCTTCGATGACCCAGCCGAAGATGTATAAGCTCATCGACGGCCGCAAGACGGTTCGTGAGCAGTACACCGCCGACCTCATCGGCCGTGGCGAGCTGACCAGCGCAGAGGCTGAGGCAGCCGAGCGCGACTTCCACGACCAGATGGAGGCCGTGTTCAACGAGGTCAAGGAGACCGAGAAGGCACCGTTCGAGCTGCAGGAAGGCATCACTGCAGCACAGCAGGTTCCGCATGGCCTCAAGACCAACATCACCCGCGAAGAGCTGGTCGAGATTAGTCAGGCCTACTCCACCGCGCCAGAAGGCTTCAACTTCCACCCCCGTGTGGCCCCTGTTGCCAAGAAGCGCATGGAGTCTGTGCTCGAGGGCGGCATCGACTGGGGCTGGGGCGAGCTAATCGCCTTCGGCTCGCTGGCAAACTCCGGCAAGCTGGTGCGCCTGGCCGGTGAGGATTCCCGCCGCGGTACCTTCACCCAGCGCCACGCCGTGGTCTACGATCCGGAGACCGGCGCCGAGTTCAACGGCATCAACGAGCTGGCTGAGCGCAAGGGCAACGGCGGCAAGTTCCTGGTTTACAACTCCGCTCTGACCGAGTACGCGGGCATGGGCTTCGAGTACGGTTACTCCGTGGGTAACCCGGATGCCGTGGTCGCCTGGGAGGCGCAGTTCGGCGACTTCGCCAATGGTGCACAGACCATCATCGACGAGTACGTGTCCTCCGGTGAGGCCAAGTGGGGCCAGACCTCCTCGGTCATCTTGCTGCTGCCGCACGGCTACGAGGGCCAGGGGCCGGACCACTCCTCCGCCCGCATCGAGCGTTACCTGCAGCTGTGTGCTGAGGGCACGATGACCGTCGCCCAGCCGTCGACCCCGGCCAACTACTTCCACCTGTTGCGCCGCCACGCTCTCGGCAACCTGAAGCGTCCGCTGGTCGTGTTCACCCCGAAGTCCATGCTGCGTATGAAGGCTGCGACCTCCTCGGTCGAGGACTTCACCGTGGTCGACAAGTTCCAGTCCGTCATCGACGATCCACGTTTCGTTTCCGGTGGCAAGGATCGCGCCGGCGTGAAGAAGATCCTGCTGGTGTCCGGCAAACTCTACTACGAGCTGGCTAAGCGCGCCGAGAAGGACAAGCGCGACGATGTCGCCATCGTGCGCGTGGAGATGCTGCACCCGATTCCGTTCAACCGCCTGAAGGAAACCTTCGACCTCTACACCAACGCCGAGGAGATCCGTTTCTGCCAGGACGAACCGGCGAACCAGGGGCCGTGGCCGTTTTTCAACGAGCACCTGCGCGAGCTCATCCCGGGTCTGCTGCCGTTCAAGCGCGTTTCTCGCCGCGCACAGGCTTCCACCGCGACCGGCCTTTCCAAGGTCCACGCCGTGGAGCAGGCTCAGCTTCTCGACGATGCTTTCGCCGAATAG
- a CDS encoding general stress protein, whose translation MRTKPEGWPVGSFETYAEAQAAVDMLSDAQFPVEDLTIVGVDLMEVEKVTGRLTWGRVLLGGAASGAWLGMFFGLVLGLFVGDWTSALAIGVAMGVVFGLVTAAISYAMTGGRRDFISQTQVVAGRYDVLCLPPRAREARDKIAEYIRHTPRPGATESGQPGQGLGPGFSR comes from the coding sequence ATGCGTACCAAGCCGGAGGGCTGGCCGGTAGGCAGCTTTGAAACCTACGCGGAGGCCCAGGCCGCGGTCGACATGCTTTCCGACGCACAATTCCCGGTGGAGGATCTCACCATTGTCGGCGTGGACCTCATGGAGGTTGAAAAGGTCACCGGGCGTTTGACCTGGGGGCGTGTCTTGCTTGGTGGGGCGGCCTCGGGCGCGTGGCTGGGCATGTTCTTCGGCCTCGTGTTGGGTCTGTTCGTCGGCGACTGGACCTCCGCGCTGGCGATCGGCGTGGCGATGGGCGTGGTCTTCGGACTGGTTACCGCTGCCATCTCCTACGCCATGACCGGTGGGCGGCGGGACTTTATCTCCCAGACCCAGGTCGTAGCCGGGCGCTACGACGTATTGTGTCTGCCGCCGCGCGCACGCGAGGCGCGTGACAAGATCGCCGAGTATATCCGGCACACCCCGCGCCCGGGTGCCACGGAAAGCGGCCAGCCCGGCCAGGGCCTGGGGCCAGGCTTTAGCCGGTAG
- a CDS encoding magnesium transporter MgtE N-terminal domain-containing protein has product MSEVTRVYAGRLAGMVVRGPDTDVIGRVRDVIVNVRPAPHTSRVLGVVVEMTNKRRIFLPMLRIASIEPQEITLVSGSVSLRGFKPRTGEVSVIGDIIGSKVHVDDPELEHLHSRALEIADIEIERTRTRDWAISRVAVIGERPKFGRRPDLHTVPWNHIHGLYAAGSGLPDEAAELLAEFEDMRPADVATVLYNLPEAQRVSVASELDDERLADVLQEMSEDRQAELLETLDIERAADVLEEMDPDDAADLLGELDEAKADVLLELMDPEESAPVRRLMSFSPDTVGALMTPEPLILSPQTTVAEALALARNPDLPTSLASMVFVVRPPTSTPTGKYLGCVHLQKMLREPPSTLVSGILDPDLPPLYANDSQETAARFFATYNLVCGPVLDNDGHLLGAVAVDDLLDHLLPDDWRDTGIRPHHHAHHAPGKES; this is encoded by the coding sequence ATGAGCGAAGTTACCCGGGTTTACGCAGGCCGCCTAGCCGGAATGGTCGTTCGCGGACCAGACACCGATGTCATCGGGCGCGTGCGCGATGTCATCGTCAATGTCCGCCCCGCCCCGCACACCTCCCGCGTGCTCGGCGTGGTTGTTGAGATGACCAACAAACGGCGCATCTTCCTGCCCATGCTGCGCATCGCTTCGATCGAACCGCAAGAAATTACCCTCGTCTCCGGCTCGGTGTCGCTGCGCGGGTTCAAGCCCCGCACAGGCGAGGTGTCTGTCATCGGCGATATTATCGGCTCAAAAGTCCACGTCGATGACCCGGAGCTTGAGCACCTGCATTCCCGAGCGTTAGAGATCGCCGACATCGAAATTGAAAGAACCCGCACCCGGGACTGGGCGATTTCCCGCGTCGCGGTCATCGGCGAGCGCCCCAAGTTCGGCCGCCGCCCCGACCTGCACACCGTGCCGTGGAATCACATCCACGGCCTTTACGCCGCCGGCTCCGGGCTTCCCGACGAAGCCGCCGAACTGCTGGCGGAGTTCGAGGACATGCGGCCAGCCGACGTAGCCACCGTCTTGTACAACCTGCCCGAGGCCCAGCGCGTGTCCGTAGCCAGTGAGCTTGACGACGAGCGCCTCGCCGACGTCCTTCAGGAGATGAGCGAGGATCGGCAGGCAGAGCTTTTGGAAACCCTCGACATCGAGCGCGCAGCCGACGTGCTGGAGGAAATGGACCCCGACGACGCCGCAGACCTGCTCGGCGAGCTCGACGAAGCCAAAGCCGACGTCCTGCTGGAACTGATGGATCCCGAGGAGTCCGCCCCGGTGCGCCGCCTCATGAGCTTTAGCCCCGACACCGTGGGCGCGCTCATGACCCCTGAGCCGCTTATCCTTTCCCCACAGACCACCGTCGCCGAGGCCCTGGCGCTGGCGCGTAACCCTGATCTTCCCACCTCCCTGGCGTCCATGGTGTTCGTCGTGCGCCCGCCCACCTCGACCCCGACAGGCAAGTATTTGGGCTGCGTGCACCTACAGAAGATGCTGCGCGAACCGCCGAGCACGCTCGTCTCGGGCATCCTCGATCCGGACCTGCCGCCCTTGTACGCCAATGATTCCCAGGAAACCGCGGCGCGTTTCTTCGCCACCTACAACCTTGTGTGCGGGCCGGTGCTCGACAACGATGGCCACCTGCTGGGCGCCGTCGCCGTCGACGACCTGCTCGATCACCTGCTTCCCGACGATTGGCGCGATACCGGCATCCGCCCGCATCACCACGCCCACCACGCACCAGGAAAGGAGTCCTAG
- a CDS encoding DUF1003 domain-containing protein: MADYNRSQLDTPFLPQRRSWLKLDDDTVGAYAERIARFFGTGRYLMWQTVFVAVWILLNVGGWWFSWDEYPFILLNLAFSTQAAYAAPLILLAQNRQEDRDRISLNEDRRRAFETKADTEFITRELAGLRLSLGDMVSRDYLRRELEDVHSMLERIEAKLDDEAAARIATRHMLDSSAIEQLTDPTQGDVIEEHHDDSPSDNRLQ; encoded by the coding sequence ATGGCCGACTACAACCGTTCCCAGCTAGACACTCCCTTCCTGCCGCAGCGCCGAAGCTGGCTCAAGCTCGACGACGACACCGTCGGCGCCTACGCCGAGCGCATCGCCCGCTTCTTCGGCACCGGCCGCTACCTCATGTGGCAGACCGTCTTCGTTGCCGTCTGGATCCTGCTCAACGTGGGCGGCTGGTGGTTTAGCTGGGACGAGTACCCCTTCATCCTGCTCAACCTCGCGTTTTCCACCCAGGCCGCCTACGCCGCCCCGCTCATCCTCCTGGCCCAGAATCGTCAAGAAGACCGCGACCGCATCTCGCTCAACGAGGACCGCCGCCGCGCCTTCGAGACCAAGGCCGACACCGAGTTCATCACCCGCGAGCTCGCAGGCCTGCGCCTCAGCTTGGGCGACATGGTCTCGCGCGACTACTTACGCCGCGAGCTCGAGGACGTGCACTCGATGCTCGAACGCATCGAGGCAAAGCTGGACGACGAAGCTGCGGCGCGCATCGCCACCCGGCACATGCTCGACAGCTCGGCCATCGAACAACTCACCGACCCAACCCAAGGCGATGTCATCGAAGAACATCACGACGACTCCCCTTCCGACAACCGACTCCAATAA